From the Solanum stenotomum isolate F172 chromosome 4, ASM1918654v1, whole genome shotgun sequence genome, one window contains:
- the LOC125863434 gene encoding uncharacterized protein LOC125863434 yields the protein MPPKMGALKPFQLLEVNIISAQDLEPISKKMKTYASAWVHPTRKLTTGVDTEGGNNPTWNDKFVFRVDDEFLQQDTSAVQIDIFSVHWFRDSLVGSVRVLVGNLIPPPTRLQHQQHHIGMRFVALQIRRPSGRPQGILNIGVTLLGGTMRSMQLYRQLSMSAVGYRDLMDEDAHLPNYDQKTLDAQKDDNNNNIATTLKPILRRTRSERSERVTFDSASMANSSLVAAIPHKKKVVAVEKESSILSISFEPPKHMMKKKGKASSVISGAELREKPKTNNKKGKSGSVLSDSIVSKESSCYIHRPKPKDDRPKPKDEKPKLKLIELEFGDKEKPINEKKGGTDSPTTKVVDEKSITIKPNKGLGLDVSPKERQTTVIGKPMLRNNGGFDYGGPKGQNGTFVFGGPLKAHSVWSDSEVGPSPSEVAAAIAEKKYPLEEEKSSVLDGWSIDESVEGLRSKLERWRTELPPLYDRGMASSSYHSMGRHTRSHTDGGSGLFSCFGNFYGYECQCVCGKPKRRRMNPKFQSPSVGSRSWM from the exons ATGCCTCCCAAAATGGGAGCCTTGAAACCTTTTCAATTATTGGAGGTAAACATCATCTCCGCGCAAGATTTGGAACCTATATCCAAGAAAATGAAAACCTATGCGTCCGCGTGGGTCCATCCTACCCGAAAACTCACCACAGGGGTTGATACCGAGGGTGGTAACAACCCCACATGGAATGATAAGTTTGTTTTTCGGGTAGATGATGAATTTTTACAGCAGGATACTTCTGCTGTACAAATTGACATTTTTTCGGTACATTGGTTCCGTGATTCGCTCGTGGGGTCCGTTCGTGTCCTCGTCGGAAACCTTATCCCTCCTCCCACTAGGTtgcaacatcaacaacatcatattGGTATGCGTTTTGTTGCACTTCAG ATACGTCGTCCCTCAGGGCGTCCTCAAGGAATATTAAACATTGGTGTGACATTACTTGGTGGTACTATGAGAAGCATGCAACTATACAGACAACTAAGTATGTCAGCAGTTGGATATCGCGATTTAATGGATGAAGATGCACATCTACCCAACTACGACCAAAAAACCCTAGATGCTCAGAAGGAcgataacaacaacaatattgcCACTACGTTAAAACCTATACTACGTCGTACAAGGAGTGAACGTAGCGAACGTGTCACGTTTGATAGCGCCTCGATGGCTAATAGTTCATTAGTTGCAGCAATTccccacaaaaaaaaagttgtggcTGTTGAAAAAGAAAGTTCAATACTTAGTATTTCATTTGAGCCACCAAAAcatatgatgaagaaaaaaggTAAAGCAAGTTCTGTTATAAGTGGTgcagaattaagagaaaagcccaaaacaaataataaaaaaggtaaATCTGGATCAGTATTAAGTGATTCAATTGTTAGTAAAGAGTCATCTTGTTATATACATAGGCCCAAGCCCAAAGATGATAGGCCCAAGCCCAAAGATGAAAAGCCCAAACTAAAACTTATAGAGTTAGAATTTGGGGATAAAGAAAAGCCCATTAATGAAAAGAAGGGTGGAACCGATTCACCGACGACTAAGGTAGTTGATGAAAAGTCCATTACAATAAAGCCCAATAAAGGTTTGGGCCTAGATGTAAGCCCAAAAGAGAGACAGACAACAGTTATTGGAAAGCCCATGTTAAGAAATAATGGTGGGTTTGATTATGGAGGcccaaaagggcaaaatgggACATTTGTATTTGGAGGTCCATTAAAGGCCCATTCAGTATGGTCTGATTCTGAAGTTGGGCCTTCACCTTCTGAAGTGGCTGCTGCTATTGCTGAAAAGAAATACCCTttagaagaggagaaaagttcTGTTTTGGATGGTTGGAGTATAGATGAAAGCGTTGAAGGGCTCCGGTCGAAGCTCGAGAGGTGGAGAACCGAGCTACCGCCATTATATGACCGGGGTATGGCGTCGAGTAGCTACCATTCAATGGGCCGGCATACGAGAAGCCATACCGATGGTGGGAGTGggcttttttcttgttttggtaACTTTTATGGTTATGAATGTCAATGTGTTTGTGGAAAGCCCAAAAGGAGAAGAATGAATCCAAAGTTTCAAAGCCCATCAGTTGGAAGCAGGTCATGGATGTAA